TAGTAAAATCTTTGAAGGCAGAGattattttaattcaattttGTACACTCAATACATCATAAATAATTAttgacccaaaccaaaaccctggATAAGCAGTGAGGAGACTCTCATTTCTTTCCTTGGCTTTGCTGCCAAGTTGCAGTGTTACCTTGGGCCATCAGGACTCACAACCTCTTCTTAAGACCCAGCGTCAAAGACCTGCTTGGCTTGATGTCTCAAACTATGACTGTGTCTCTTAAGGATAACTTGCTAATTACGTctaaccaattgccatcgagttgattctgactgattgcaaccctacaggacagagcagaactgctccatagagtttccaaagagcggctggtgaatttgagctgcaaaccttttggttcgcagctgtagcttaACGACCATGCCATCAGGGTTCAGCATGTAGAAATTACAGAGAGTCCAGTCAGGGTAAGGAAGAGGAGTTATCTCTTAATCTGCTTAAAAAAATACAAGCCTTCTCAAAATGAAAACATCCCCTCAATGTTAGTAAATAAGAGCTTTATGAAACAAATCAACTAAGTTGAATCTTCCTAACTCATCAATTTGATTTAATTTTGTCTCAGTCCCTTCACCATTACTAGAAGCCACCACTTCAGTTTAAAAATAGCCAAGTTTTCAAAAATGACTTTGGTTTATCTATACACAATGAACAGTATGAGTGGTTTTGAATTTATTCCAGTGGCAGTAAGAGGACGAGGTCTTAATGAATTCCTCTTCCTCTCATTTGAATCACACATTCTTGGATGACTAAAATAAATTCCTAGAGTTAAATTTAAATGAGGAAGGTGACCAACTACCAGAAAATAAACACCAATTTTATTAATATGATAGCAACAGAAAGGGTTTCTAATTTCTCAGAAGAAAAATAACATGAAACCAGCACCACCCGGTAAGCTTTACAAGATCCAATCCCTTGTTTATTGTTCGGACAGCTCCCCACCACACCCTAAAGATGTTTCATCAAGGGCAACTGCCATCCGGGCTGCTGTAAGATCACATTTCCCACTGTGGTGGTGAGAACAGCTTCATAGGCAATGCCCCAAACAGAAGACAAATGATATTATTCCTCTTTAGAGGCTCTCAGTGTAGAGAAAAACATCCACATGGAGAACAGAGGCTTGTGTCTCAAATTCAAGAAAAACCAACTAATCTATCAATTTCTCTCTGAGACAGTCTGCCAGAATGCTCTACGAAAAATCCTTTTCTGTTCCTACCACATGTCCGggtgaggggagaggaagggggtGGAAAGGTGCCAGTATACTAACAGGCAAGTCTGGTGATGTTCTGGGTTCCACTGCCTTTCTGCTGGTGGTCATGGGTGTCTTCTCTGGCAGCTGCAGCAGCTTGATGGGGGGAGGAAGGGACCACCGGCCAATCACCTCTTTTTGAAGCCGTATTTTTTGCGTTCATAGAAGAGATCAGTCTTAGAGCTCCCCAAATTGACAATCTTTGGGCAACCATCTctctggaaaacagaaaaattgaTAAATGGTTAAAAGTCTTTTAGGCCTGAATCGAGAGGGATTAAAGATAAAAATTAGGTCACAGAAGGAACACAAGTTAAACTCATCCTAGTATTCAAAACCCCAATAAATGGCTTTGCAATTGTGTCCAAACACCCCTACAACTCCTTAATTGGGAAGTCCGCTCAGTCAGCACTGTCTTTCCAATCTCTTGACTTTTGAAGCTTCTGGATTAATGGCTTAGCTGTTCATTTCACCAGTCACCCTATTCAGTCAGTTATCAAGAATTTACTAAGCACCTAGAACGTGCCCAGGGCCTGCCGACCCTCTACCCAGTGACCTGCGATTACAATTACACTTAGAATGTTAAATTCTAAGCCTACTTCTGTTGCTAATCTGATACAGTTGAGGTAGAATCTGAGACTCTTAAAAAATACGCAAAGGATTTTCTTCAAGCGAAAGGGAGACACAGGAATGATCTGCAGattcagctccctggccctccTGCATAGAAGCACTATCCCAAGAACGGAGAGGATCAGAAAGGAAAAACTCTGAAGACTCTAGGAAATAGGGCCTTACGTTTTAAGTACCATAGGTTTGCTGTGTCTTTATTAATTCCCTGAATTTGACGCATGGCCTCAGGGAGGTAGTGCCCCTGCCTAGAGATGGCTGTTGATGGTCCATGCTTTGATCTGTAATGACATGCTCCCCTGGCCATTCTGGGAGCTTGAGTGGGTTCACTGAACCTCTGGGAAGCTGTTCTCCAGGAATCATGACTCCATCAGTTGATTTGGGATGATGGGAGGAAAACTGGGTAAGTTGGTACTGGTAAAAGCCTTCACGGGTCTGATGATTATTTTCCACGTACCAGGTATTACGTCAAGAACTCTCATCCGTGTAGCTTGGTGTAATCAGGTAGCCAAGGTTCTAGGCCAAGCCGTACCAACGGCTGGATGAACTTAAGCCATGTAACCTGTATTTAAGGTCCTGTAACAATAAGGTAACAGCTGCCTCTCTTGGCCTAAAAAGGCCTGATATTAAGGCAGACAGCGCTCTAAGCTTTTTATAGATCCTATGatacttttttagtttttttatgataatttgtGGTATGACGATAGCCTAATTTGTGCCTTgctgacttgctgtgtgaccatgggcaagtcCCTTTGGGCTCATATTCCCCAAGTGTAAAGTAAGAGGACCGAATCAGGTCAGTGTTTACACACTGTATTTATAGAGCCTGAGATTCCTGCTAGACACCAGGTGATGGGAGGACCCATCCCTGAATCTGCACAGCTCTGTTCTCACTCACTGCTTAGGTTAAGATGGTAGGCTCTAAAGCCAGACCACATGACTTAtgataagttacttaacctcgaGTCTCagtttaatcacatgtaaatgaCTATAATGGTAGAACCTGCCTCAGAGAATTAAAAGGATTTAATGATTTAACAAACACAttaagaacagtgcctggcacatagtcagcCCTTAATaagttttaagaaattgccaaaaaCAGCCAAATACTAGCGATTTCAAAATGGCTCAACCACACACACGTGCGTGCGTGGCTTTTATGGAAGATACTTTTTAAAGCTAGGACTCTACACgttaagaaaaataaagctgaaaACCAATGCATTAGATTATTAGATCCTCCCTAGCTTTATGTGACTTCACTGCACTCTCTGACTCCATGTTTTCTTACCTAAACTCCCctgctttttattttctccacAGCTCCCTAGAGCCTCATGGTTGTTCTCAAAGTCTACCAGTGTTGTGAGAGATAGGAATGTGTGCACTGAACTGGCTGGCTTTTGCCGACTATGCCtgaatggagacagtctgaaagaagatggaaggactatcAAGAAACCTTGGAGGATGTACACCTGTGAGCTGGGCTAGAGGATATTTTTGAAACACTGGCAatgtatgaaggagccctggtggtgcagtggctaaagtgcttggctgctaaccaaaaggctggcagtttgaacccgccagcggCTTCACGGGAgacagatgtagcagtctgcttccatgaaggtttacagccttggaaaccctatggggcagttctgctctgtcctataaggttcccgtgagtggaatcgacttgacggcaatgagtttggtttctagTTGGCAATGTCTGATGACAGCAGCTCTGTATGCTCTCTCAATCCTCCCTGAGCAGGTATCGCTGACACAGATCTCCCCATTCCCAGCACAGGGGGCTTTTATTTCAGGCAGCTGTAGCTTGAACTGAATCCCACAGAAAGCATGTTTTATGGCTACTATGATTTCTAAAATTTCACAACAAAGGAGACACTAGACTGCCAAGTAAGGGGTTATAGTCACTCATCCACAAAAGCCACTGAGTACCTCCGATGTTTCCATTATACTAAGCACGTCCTTTTAAACGTTACCAGGAGAACTGGAAGCTGTACTTCTGGAGCGACCATTGAGGAGGAGAACATGCCTTTGGGTTTCCTTCCCGAGAAAGGTTGTATTTCAAGTCCACTTCTATGCAGGAAAGTAAGCTCTAGAAAGCTCACTGATGAAAACCCAGGCTGTTTCAATcaatacttacaaaaaaaaacccaacacagaCCATGTATGAAAATATACCAAGGGGAAAGTCATACAGAACTGAAATCTAggaaaaccaattaaaaaaaaaaaattgagatcagAAAAACACATTTACTTAAAATGGgtctacatttctttttttttttttttttacaaatgttaACAAGAAATTGGGAATGGGTGCCACTGGTGGGATCTGCTTTAAGTAACAGAAACTAGAAAATGAAATGTTGTTCACTCAGCAACTGTTTAATGAATATTTATGATACAAAAACCTGACAACATACAACAGTCTGGGACCCTAAGAGTATCGCATTATTCTATTtggggttaaaaagaaaaaaaactcaaagatcTCCAAGCACCCAGCACTCAATAAAGCCATCCATGAGGTGATGGGGTTTACTACTCTCCTTTTGCAGAGATTTCCCCAAAGCTACATACAACGTGTTAGTTGCAGAGCCAAGACTTGAACACAGGCTTTCTGTCTCCCAGTCTGGTGTTCTTCCTAACAAGGGAGAACATAGTTCAGGAAGTTGGAGAGAATGTTATATCTGTAAATTAACTTtgaaaagtataattttttttttccatctatccAACTGCTGTAATTGCTGTTCCCTTTTATGAgaaagtagttaagtgctacagttgctaaccaaagggtcggcagtttcaatctgccaggcactccttggcaactctatgggacagttctactctgtcctatagggtcggtatgagtcggaatcaactcaacagcactgggtttggtttttttttgtgtttgtttcatGGGGAGCAGAGAATGGTAGAAATAACAAAAGGGAGAGGCAGATCCTTAACCATCTTGACAAAAGCAATGCAGTGAGGTGGTTAGGACTAAGTTCTTTGAGTTTGACCATGCATTGCAACCAGGCTAtattggaaagaaaaacaaaacaaaacaaaaaaactttgctATTACAATGATTTGTGATCTAATGTTCACCCCTACCCAACAAAATTTTACTGAGTATTTAATTTCTCTTGTTAGGGAAAAGTTTAATTATCTTAATTTTAGTTTAGCCTTTTTCCTTGCTGTTGGCTGCCACTGTCAGCCCCTGGCTCGTGGGGCCCCCACGTGTAACGACTACAACGCTGCCgggctgcaccatccccatgaatggctgcagatcagactgctgtgatccacagggttctcactgACTGATttcttggaaatagatcaccaggcctttcttcctagtctatcttagtctggaagctctgctgaaactggttcagcatcatagcaacacacaagcctccagtgacagaaggGTGgaggctgcacacgaggtgcagtGACCGGCAATCAATACTGGGTCTCTTagacggaaggcgagaattctaccaccgaaccaccactgccctcacctTTCTCCACAGGGAGACAACGAAAAAAGGCCAAGAATAAGAGTCAGGCAGACCTACGTTCTAGACCTagatctgccacttactagccacATGACCTGGGCCAAGTTGCTTAACTTTTCtaagcctccatttccttatctgtatcACATGGGACATTTGTAAAAGAACAGTCAGCACAGGACCCGGTATATAGCAAGAGCTCCGAAAATGTTAGCTactacttttcttcttttctggtcGGGAGATTTGGGAAAATGGTAAGTCAAAGGAGTAAAGGAATCAAGGGCTAAGCCCTATAAATACAATGCTGGCCTATAAAAAAACACACATTCGTCCTCTGGTAGCAGTGCCCACAAATATTACTCCTGACTCCTAATTACTCTTGTGGCTTTGAAAAACTGTGAGAGGACCCAGCTTAGCTTACTGGTCTAATTCCTTTATAAATGATGAAAGCTGCAAGAAGAGAACAATAATGGGGTTGTGATGGTTCTAGGAAGATGTCTGCATAGGAAAAAGTCTCGGGGACATAATCTCCATGACGATCTATAAGGCTAAGAGGTGGATCGTGTCACTGGACTGctttgtgttccttggaaacGAGTGCTGAGTACATGTGAGCTAGATGCCATCTCAAATATCCTCAGAACATTCCTGTATAATGGGCAGTAGGGGAAGTACCATCTAGGATAATTCTCAGGGACAAAATGAGGCATGAAGATGCAAAGGTATCAGGTCACACACCACATGCAGACAAGCCAGATGACAATTAACATTAAGCACTGTCTGGTTGCAAAGATTATGTTAGGTAAGAACTCTTGCTATAGCCATGCAAAGTTCACGAAAATGTTGTCACTGATAGACTCTAGTTTAAGAATTGTTTAAACTTTCTCTTCCCTGCTGTTGCCTTAGCACGGTTTCACTGCTTATATTCTCTATAAGTAATTACCAAACACCTAGTACATATCAGACAGCCTGCAGGGTGGGTGATTTGTGGGGCATCACCAAAACGTCCTATCACGTTTGGACTACGTGCCAGGGATCGTACCAAGaactggagaaaaggaaaagaaacaaatacacAATCCAAGGTCCTTGCTCTAAAGGAATTTAATCTAGCTGGCTGACCAGACCCACAGTTAGAAAAAGTAGGACATGACTTGACAATGGTGAAATACAAATGAGCGTTTAGGAGAATTATTTTTTTCGTTCTTTAGTTATGGCCTTTCTTATCTCCCTAAAtaaaagacttaatggtctaagaaaTGGTCTTATCTGGCCTGATGTCACACTTAGTGGGGGCAGACAGGATCCAGATGCATGGACTGCTAAGGTGGTTGGGCTGTTTCTCCTCCACATGGATACATCTTACCGAAATGACTTATAAAAGACAACATGGTGTAATTGTGACACCACAAGGTTTAGTCAGACAGCCTGGGCTTGCCACTTATTAGCTGGGTGGgggactgtaaaatgggaatgataataatgACACCCATTTGACATAGTGTGTGGAATAAGGGCAATAACATTAATAAAGTACCCACTGTAAGTTTACCAAAACATGAAGAATATTTACCTTTTGTCTTATCCTACACtaggtaaccaaaccaaaaaaacatctcattgctgtcgagtcaattctgacccatagtgaccccacaggacagagcagacctgccccatagggtttccaaggctgtaaatctttacagaagcagactgtcttatctttctcccatggagtggctggtggattccaaccgccaaccttctggttagcagccaagcacttaaccactgtgccacaagggttccTACTAGGTAAGCAGGTCCCCTCTATTAGTCCAATGGGACTGTAACATACTTCCTTTTAAAGTGTCCTAAGAACAGATGATGTGGAACATATGCAGAATAGATGTAGAATAGTGGTGGAATTTACCTTTAACAGACGTGGAATAGACGATGTGCATGGATGATGCAGAACAAACACGGAATAGATgtggaaaatataaattaaaaaagtgTTCTGAGAAAACAAGTTAACTGACTCACGGGTTCCCCCACAACCCAGGGGGCCTGCTGCCAGTACTAATCTAAAGAAAAACGGTAAAATTTGTCTTTGGTGCTGATCTATAAGCCCTCTCTCCTGCCATTTGGCTCAGGGAGTTGAACATTAGTAACTAGCCACTGCGACTACACAATGCCAGGGAACAAAAATATCATGAGGCAGAACCACAATCAATGCTGCAACATTAAACCAAAGGCATTCTTTAGCTGCTTAAAGCTGAAACCAGCTCAAGTTGTCCCAAACTCAACTTTGTCACCATATCCACCCAAACAGCCCTTAAGGATAGCAGAAGCAAGAGATATGCTGAGTGGCTTTTATACAATATGGCCTGTGTTAGGACTTACAAATGCAGGATGTTGTTTCTGGGTAACAACCACCACAGGGAGACATCAAAGGAATAGAGACAGGGCTCTCCAAATTGCAGGTGTTGACAAAGAGTTGCTTCTCTGCACTTCTCTTGCCTTTTATTGAGCTACACCCAGTTTGGCTCACAGAGCTTGAAAAAATGATAACTTAGGTGATTAGCTGAACATAGTCATCTCTGCAGACCATAAAAATTTGCTGTGGATGGCAAAGCGTTACTAAATAAAAGGAAGGGTCAGGTAGAAAGCTTTGTGAACACTCACATCCTTCTCCTGGATGGTGCATTCCTTACAGTAATAGGCATCGGAGACTCCGGGGCCTCCACAGATCACACAGCGCCCTTGGTAAGAGCCATAATTACACTCATCACATATGCGCACCAGGGTACAGGGACGCACATAGGAGTCACAGATCACACACTTGCCATCGCCTgtgaagaaaagtgaatggagttATGCTCACCTGCAAGTACTTCCTCTCCCAAGTGCTTTGCCCTCCTTCAGCTATGGGTGGTGTACTAGTTTCTTTTGGACAGTGAGTTTAGGGCCCTTCCTCTACTTTGCCATTACCCAGTATCCATCTCAATCCCCTTAACACTTACAAAACATTAACATACATAAAGAGCATAGCACAGCCCCTTGTAGataaaccaaaaagaccaaacccactactgccAAGTTGATTaccactcgtggtgaccttataggacagaacagtCACAATCCCTTCCTGAAGCCCCTCTCAGGTCTGGGGCAACCTGAGATAGTGCTTCTCagaatcctgactcatagtgtttccaaggagcagctggtggattcgaactaccaacttttggtAGATGATAGCTCTACATAACTGCAGCAAAAAGACCTGTGTATGTTAGGTTGGGGGTCATGCTACTCTGGCGATTCTTCGTATCTCAAGCTAGAGATTTCTGCAAAACCTAAATGCACTGTTTAAAATGTGCCAGTCAGAGTGGGGAGGTGGAAAGGGTCTATGGTTGCTGCCTGGGATCCCGTGTCCACATGCTTCCAGTCCCATCTACTCAAAGTCCTCTTTGTGGCACCGCTGGAAATACCCTTTCCCTGACTCCACTgagtgggaggggtgggggggctGGGAAGACGCGTTCCACTCACATTTTTCACACAGTCTTCCGATGGCTGCAAGAGCAAAGAAGATATAGAGCACCATTAGAATTAGGGTTCTGACGAAGAGGGCTGGAGTGGGGACAATGACAGGGACTACAGTGAACTCTAACGGACAGTCATCTTATCCTCGTAGACCTCCATCCGAACCAAACCTACAGTCACGATCCCTTCTTGGGATCAGGGGCAACCTGCGACAGCCGTTCTCGGAACCCTGTCCCAGGGACCCCACCCTTGCTGCCCACCTCTGGCTCACAGCCCGCGCGCCCCGCTCTTTCCCTCCCGCGCGCTCCTACACTACCCCGCGACCGTGAGGTGGGAAACGTGGCGGCTCCGAGACAAAGCCCTAGAGAAGTGATGAGAACTCCCAACCTCCCAGcgcctaacaccaccaccacccagacAGCCGGGGGCAGGCCGCCGCCTCACCAACTCCAGCCTGCTTGCGGCAAAAAATCAAGTCCGGGTGGTGTTTAGCCATAGCTCCCACTCAAACTTGCCACCGGAAGCTTCCGGAACTTCCGCCCGACCTTTGACCCGCATTGTTCCTGCCTCCTGGTCGTTATGACTGGTCCTGGAGACTTCCATCAGGCACTAAGCCGCGCTCCCCCTCGCGAGATCAAAGCCACTACGTTCCAAGAAGAGCTTCTGTGGTTGCTGCGGAAGTAAGTCCTGGCAGGAGCGCGAAAGTCCTAAAATGAATACCTTTCCCAGATTTTGATGGAAGATATAGCCGAAATTTGTTTTTCGATAAAACATCTTTGTACAGGCATTTAATTACCGTAACTGTTTTTACGAGCGTTTTCTCTTCTCACGTGCCCGTTCCTAACACTGCGGCTCTGCCGTCTACGTTCGCTGGGCTCGGGCGCCTTTAGGGAGGCCCCGCCCCACCGCGCTGTGTTCTCGTCAGGCCACGCCCCCTGCCTAAGTCTTTAAAGTTGTCGTCTGGCACGTCACTTTCACGCGACCTCATCTTTGTCAGTGCACAAAATGGCGCCTTACAGCCTACTAGTGACCCGGCTGCAGGTGAGCGAGCTCAGGGCCCTCAGGGTTCACGGGGGCGGGGTGCCTCCTGCTGTGCTTGCGGCCGTGGGCGAGGCGGGCCCGACCTCGGGCAGACTTTTCGTGTAGTGTCCCGGCCGTGGGCCCAGTGTCTGTGCCCGCCTCTCTGACGCCCGAGGTCAAGGCGTCCCAGGCTCTGTTAGCTGCCGCAGCCCTTTCCCCGCCCCCGGTAAAGTATAAGCACAAGCAGCGGCGGCCGAATGGAGAGTGCAGgctcctctttctccttcctgaGGACCGCACTGCCAGTTCTCGTAGGGTTTCTTTCCGTTCCTCAAGGTGAGGACAAGGTgactgggggggggggtgcggtcGTTGTAGAGCCCGTTAGGCCCAGTGCCTGAAGGGCTCACTTCCTATCTCAGTCTCAGAGACTTCCTAGCCAGTTCGCCCAGTACACTATTCCGTCCTTTGAGGACCCTGCGGAACTCACAGCCAAGAGTGCGCGGGGGATCTTTCTTGCCCGACGTAGTAAATAATAGTGACAATAGCAGTATCTCACGTTTGCCCGTGATTTCAAGACTTAATTCCTCATCATATCATTTGAGTCATGTCTAGCGAGatgattattctcattttgatAGGTGGCGAAAGTGCTAGGAAGTAGGCAAAAGTTTCAAGAGTGTCACTGTCACTGTAGTGCTGTGTCCTGACATCTGCCCTCCTACCCCTCTGGTCTAATTCCACGTCAGCCAGCCCTCACAGACTGAGAAAAGGCGTGATGCTGGACTTAACATTTGTATTTTGAAGAATAATAGAATGGAGTATTTTGTGCTCACAATTAGTTCCTTTTACAGTAACATATGGGAGGGTAATGAGGCTCAACAGTTTGACCTTGACTCTCCCTTTGTGAACCGTCTAGAAAGTTGACTGTAACTGTGACTGCCAAATGTTTTTTTACCCCTACCTAACTTgacaatccttaaaaaaaaaaaaaaagcccagttacctcaagtcgattctgactcatagcgaccctgtaggacagagtagaactgtcccatagggtttccaaggagctgttggtggattccagctacggaccttttggttagtagccaaatgcttaaccgctgtgccactagggcccctgACAATCTTTAGGAAGGTGTTATACTCAAAGGTTCAATGTCAGGGGAGTAttttgttaataaaaataaaggaagaaagcaCTCGTAGACATTCTCTGCAAccttttatgtttaactttgtgaaTACTTTTGAATCAAGTGGCGCAACTTTGATTATAGAATTGGAAAGTTGTGTGCTGTACTTTCAGGAAGCGTTGCGGTACTAGAAGTTATTTTTCATCACATTGGTTAAGTTTAGACTGTGGTTTAAGTATTATAAAATACTTCTCACAGTTTGGGCAAAAGCAAGGGATATGCACTTCATTATCTCTTAAGGTCTTTTGATTCTCTAGGTTGATGATGTGAAAATAGTTGTACAACTCCTGTTTTACCATGATGTATTGCAGTCAGGCAAGATTACTTGATAAGATAAATGATTACAAATTTATTGAGCATggaaaagagtttttaaaaatggcaTGAGGATGGCGTCTGACCTCcagccccacaagggggaaggagaaccaagatcaacagtgcaaggctagaggtggaggccagacaagcctgcTCTATCATCTTTAACAATTCGGACACCAGTCATCCTTCGCACAGCGCTCTCTACTTCTTTCCTGGGTtct
The DNA window shown above is from Elephas maximus indicus isolate mEleMax1 chromosome 4, mEleMax1 primary haplotype, whole genome shotgun sequence and carries:
- the PHF5A gene encoding PHD finger-like domain-containing protein 5A isoform X1; its protein translation is MEVSRTSHNDQEAGTMRVKALFVRTLILMVLYIFFALAAIGRLCEKCDGKCVICDSYVRPCTLVRICDECNYGSYQGRCVICGGPGVSDAYYCKECTIQEKDRDGCPKIVNLGSSKTDLFYERKKYGFKKR
- the PHF5A gene encoding PHD finger-like domain-containing protein 5A isoform X3, with protein sequence MAKHHPDLIFCRKQAGVAIGRLCEKCDGKCVICDSYVRPCTLVRICDECNYGSYQGRCVICGGPGVSDAYYCKECTIQEKDRDGCPKIVNLGSSKTDLFYERKKYGFKKR
- the PHF5A gene encoding PHD finger-like domain-containing protein 5A isoform X2, translating into MEVSRTSHNDQEAGTMRVKAIGRLCEKCDGKCVICDSYVRPCTLVRICDECNYGSYQGRCVICGGPGVSDAYYCKECTIQEKDRDGCPKIVNLGSSKTDLFYERKKYGFKKR